Proteins from a single region of Perognathus longimembris pacificus isolate PPM17 chromosome 27, ASM2315922v1, whole genome shotgun sequence:
- the LOC125342723 gene encoding sperm motility kinase Z-like has product MEPVPFEYMSYSVLLEKSFSDQYETYEIIRGGSYGVVVKAYHRLLERVVAVKMLEKEGNLSLVENEVDIVKNIHHPHVIRMYQVIQGERYVHLVLELATNGDLLSWLTELRRCLYEDEARRFLKQIASAIVYLHQNRIAHRDLKPDNILLDEKGNAKVGDLGLSVRIAPGQLLTEKCGAFIFRAPELYLQEEYDGFKVDLWGLGTILFFMVTGKFPFKMTTYQQLSAQIINGLYEIPFYLTSKGLSILLKLLTVDPKQRPDIQQIMTHPWFDRVEEGSLYPHEPLPDDLDPTITTVMCIMGYPEPQIRHSVLQRAFDEVMAIYCMIKDGLKGETVSPVKIQPVPLYPTHTNLCAFPPQRRASLPTQLHSLLLPSERTPTCMEPQLERGKSSSLPPLALLPSTSSGTTSTPFQPDLVGAADCCSCLPTREGLEQQTPKETPELQPQADPQVENRAPRGVKSESQGCKGPGIEPRRYAWYGSEELSEEAIHLARRHHHVVFQASSPKIPGCCCFRRQGKKSQVTGQPQDDHRDSRSRRELGRTGVFGRIVAALCRLCCCLRCQGQSRD; this is encoded by the coding sequence ATGGAGCCAGTCCCATTTGAATACATGTCCTACTCTGTCCTGTTGGAGAAGAGTTTTAGTGACCAATACGAGACCTATGAGATCATTAGAGGTGGCAGCTACGGTGTGGTGGTGAAGGCCTATCACCGCCTCTTAGAGAGAGTGGTGGCTGTGAAAATGCTAGAGAAGGAAGGGAACCTGAGCTTGGTGGAAAacgaggtggacattgtcaaaaATATCCACCACCCCCATGTGATCAGGATGTACCAGGTGATCCAGGGAGAGAGATATGTCCACCTGGTGCTGGAACTGGCCACCAATGGAGATCTCCTGTCCTGGCTCACAGAATTACGCCGCTGCCTCTATGAGGACGAAGCCAGGAGGTTCCTGAAGCAGATAGCCAGTGCTATTGTGTACTTACACCAGAACAGAATTGCACACCGTGACCTGAAGCCCGACAACATCCTTCTGGATGAAAAGGGCAATGCCAAGGTCGGGGACCTGGGGCTAAGTGTCAGGATTGCCCCGGGGCAGTTGCTCACAGAGAAGTGTGGCGCCTTCATATTCCGTGCCCCTGAGCTGTACCTGCAGGAGGAATATGACGGGTTCAAGGTGgacctctggggcctgggcaccatcttaTTCTTCATGGTGACGGGGAAATTCCCCTTTAAAATGACCACATACCAGCAGCTAAGTGCCCAGATCATAAATGGCCTGTACGAGATCCCGTTTTACCTGACCTCAAAAGGACTTAGCATCCTATTAAAGCTCTTAACCGTAGACCCCAAACAGAGGCCCGATATCCAGCAGATTATGACACACCCCTGGTTTGACCGGGTCGAGGAGGGCTCCCTGTATCCCCATGAGCCACTGCCTGATGACTTAGACCCCACCATTACCACCGTCATGTGCATCATGGGCTACCCCGAGCCTCAGATCCGCCATTCGGTCCTGCAGAGGGCTTTCGACGAAGTCATGGCCATCTACTGTATGATCAAAGATGGTCTCAAGGGGGAGACGGTCAGCCCAGTGAAAATCCAACCTGTGCCACTCTACCCCACCCACACCAACCTCTGTGCCTTCCCCCCGCAGAGGAGAGCCAGTTTGCCCACCCAGCTCCATTCTTTGCTCTTACCCTCTGAGCGGACCCCAACCTGCATGGAGCCCCAGCTGGAGAGAGGCAAGAGCAGCTCCCTGCCCCCCCTGGCCCTACTGCCTAGCACCAGCTCCGGCACCACCAGTACCCCCTTCCAGCCCGATCTGGTGGGCGCCGCCGACTGCTGCAGCTGCCTCCCAACGAGGGAGGGCCTCGAGCAGCAGACCCCCAAGGAAACGCCCGAACTCCAGCCTCAGGCAGATCCCCAGGTGGAGAACAGGGCCCCCAGAGGGGTGAAGAGCGAGAGTCAGGGCTGCAAGGGGCCGGGAATAGAGCCCAGGAGGTATGCCTGGTATGGAAGTGAAGAGCTGTCAGAGGAGGCCATCCATTTAGCACGCCGCCACCACCACGTGGTGTTCCAGGCCAGCTCCCCCAAGATCCCAGGCTGCTGTTGCTTTAGGCGCCAGGGTAAAAAATCCCAGGTCACCGGGCAGCCTCAGGATGATCACAGAGACTCTAGATCCCGAAGAGAGCTGGGCAGGACGGGGGTGTTTGGCAGGATAGTTGCTGCCCTTTGCAGACTGTGCTGCTGTCTGCGGTGCCAAGGACAGAGCAGGGACTGA